One genomic window of Georgenia soli includes the following:
- a CDS encoding 2-oxo acid dehydrogenase subunit E2 — protein sequence MTTTLALEGTTQPLKGIRRTTSRRMVTAWQAPVFHLTVAVDMTDALAVKERAPGATVTDALLAACGAALQQTPAVNAHYGDEAVTLFDQVNIGIAVATDAGLVVPVVHDVPSKDLEELATSRRDVVERARSGSLSMADVVGGTFTVSNLGMLGVDRFDAILNVPQVAILAVGRTEHRQVWNDGAPQWLPLAEMTLTCDHRAVDGATGAQFLTKLKAALESGR from the coding sequence ATGACAACGACGCTCGCGCTCGAAGGAACCACGCAGCCGCTGAAGGGCATCCGCCGCACGACATCCCGCCGCATGGTCACGGCATGGCAGGCGCCCGTCTTTCACCTCACCGTCGCGGTCGACATGACCGATGCCCTGGCGGTCAAGGAGCGGGCGCCGGGGGCTACCGTTACCGACGCACTGCTGGCCGCCTGTGGTGCCGCGCTGCAGCAAACGCCGGCGGTGAACGCACACTATGGCGACGAAGCAGTGACGCTCTTCGACCAGGTCAACATCGGCATCGCTGTGGCGACCGATGCCGGCCTTGTGGTCCCGGTCGTCCACGACGTGCCGAGCAAGGACCTCGAAGAGTTGGCCACCAGCCGACGGGATGTGGTCGAACGCGCCCGCAGCGGATCGTTGAGCATGGCGGACGTAGTGGGTGGGACCTTCACCGTCTCGAATCTCGGCATGCTCGGTGTCGACAGGTTCGACGCCATCCTCAACGTGCCACAGGTTGCCATCCTGGCCGTTGGCCGCACAGAGCACCGCCAGGTCTGGAACGACGGTGCCCCGCAGTGGCTTCCGTTGGCGGAGATGACGCTGACCTGTGATCACCGAGCGGTTGACGGCGCCACGGGCGCACAGTTCCTGACCAAGCTCAAGGCGGCCCTGGAGTCGGGTAGGTGA
- a CDS encoding class I SAM-dependent methyltransferase yields MLMNSVETIAVNNPARRALQRYYEMAVLTRLGGRVGGGRVLEIGCGSGYGTKLILDRMGAATVDAVDADPAMVARARRRLQRYNDAVWVECGEAHDLRAVLGAQDATYDAVFDFAALHHIENWRSVLAETARVLRPGGRFYFVEVTSAALARPSYRLLFDHPEQDRFGAGQFLAELHHHGLDPAERWKTAIGSDYLLGVAERLT; encoded by the coding sequence ATGCTGATGAACTCCGTTGAGACCATTGCGGTGAACAACCCCGCCCGCCGGGCGCTGCAGCGCTACTACGAAATGGCTGTGCTCACCCGACTGGGAGGCCGGGTCGGCGGCGGACGCGTGCTGGAGATCGGCTGCGGGTCTGGCTACGGGACCAAACTGATCTTGGACCGTATGGGCGCGGCCACGGTCGACGCGGTCGACGCGGATCCGGCCATGGTGGCTCGTGCCCGACGTAGGCTGCAGCGCTACAACGACGCCGTGTGGGTTGAATGCGGCGAGGCGCACGACCTGCGGGCAGTGCTCGGCGCCCAGGACGCCACCTACGACGCCGTGTTCGATTTCGCCGCCCTCCACCACATCGAGAACTGGCGCTCCGTACTCGCGGAAACCGCACGAGTGCTGCGCCCCGGCGGACGGTTCTACTTCGTCGAAGTCACCTCGGCCGCCTTGGCACGACCGAGTTATCGCCTCCTGTTCGACCACCCCGAACAAGATCGGTTCGGCGCCGGGCAGTTCCTCGCCGAACTACACCATCACGGCCTTGACCCAGCGGAGCGGTGGAAGACGGCCATCGGATCGGACTACTTGCTCGGGGTAGCAGAACGCCTCACTTGA
- the gap gene encoding type I glyceraldehyde-3-phosphate dehydrogenase, with protein MTIRVGINGFGRIGRNFTRAVLAEGADIQIVGVNDLTDTRTLAHLLKYDSVLGRLEEQVSFTEDSISVGALTFRAFAEKDPAGLPWDELGVDIVIESTGRFTDATKTRAHLDAGAKKVIISAPAKNQDATFVMGVNHTEYNPAKHHIISNVSCTTNCLAPLAKVLDDEFGIVRGVMTTIHAYTADQNLQDGPHKDPRRARAAALNIVPTTTGAAKAVSLVLPQLKGKLDGYAMRVPVPTGSATDLTFTAARPVSIEAVNAAMKKATESEQWKGLMSYTEDPVVSSDIAGDPHISIFDAGLTKVIGDLVKVVAWYDNEWGYAHSLVLITAYVGQHLSPDRPRPARAPQAVLG; from the coding sequence GTGACTATCCGAGTCGGCATCAACGGCTTTGGTCGCATCGGCCGCAACTTCACCCGTGCCGTGCTGGCCGAGGGCGCCGACATCCAGATCGTCGGCGTCAATGACCTGACCGACACCAGGACGCTCGCCCACCTGCTGAAGTACGACTCGGTCCTGGGCAGGCTCGAGGAGCAGGTCAGTTTCACCGAGGACTCGATCAGCGTCGGGGCCCTGACCTTCAGGGCGTTCGCGGAGAAGGACCCGGCCGGGCTGCCGTGGGACGAGCTGGGCGTGGACATCGTCATCGAGTCCACCGGCCGCTTCACCGACGCCACCAAGACCCGCGCCCACCTCGACGCCGGCGCCAAGAAGGTCATCATCTCCGCGCCGGCCAAGAATCAGGACGCCACCTTCGTCATGGGCGTCAACCACACCGAGTACAACCCGGCGAAGCACCACATCATCTCCAACGTTTCCTGCACCACCAACTGCCTCGCCCCCCTGGCCAAGGTGCTCGACGACGAGTTCGGCATCGTGCGCGGCGTGATGACCACCATCCACGCCTACACCGCCGACCAGAACCTCCAGGACGGCCCGCACAAGGACCCGCGGCGCGCCCGGGCCGCGGCCCTGAACATCGTGCCCACCACCACCGGCGCCGCCAAGGCGGTCTCCCTCGTCCTGCCCCAGCTCAAGGGCAAGCTGGACGGCTACGCCATGCGGGTCCCGGTCCCCACCGGCTCCGCCACCGACCTAACCTTCACCGCCGCAAGACCGGTGAGCATCGAAGCTGTCAACGCCGCGATGAAGAAGGCCACCGAGAGCGAGCAGTGGAAGGGCCTGATGTCCTACACCGAGGACCCCGTCGTCTCCTCCGACATCGCCGGCGACCCGCACATCTCGATCTTCGACGCGGGCCTGACCAAGGTGATCGGCGACCTGGTCAAGGTCGTCGCCTGGTACGACAACGAGTGGGGCTACGCCCACAGCCTGGTGCTGATCACCGCCTACGTCGGTCAGCACCTCTCCCCCGATCGACCTCGGCCAGCACGCGCGCCACAGGCGGTACTCGGCTGA
- a CDS encoding class II fructose-bisphosphate aldolase, with protein MEIIDRAVRGGYAVGAFNMHNLETTQALVRAAEQANSPVFLQVGRAIVPHRGLRAAYEMTRRVAEESDAELVIHLDHGPLEEVYEAIKLGFHSVMFDGAHLPFEENIKVTRRVVEVAHDFGIPVEAELGKIPDADEQVDWSSYYTDVAQAERFVAETGVDLLAVSVGIVHGVPMSSPQPLDIERIEKIREVTGIPLVLHGASGVPESEIRAALAAGVHKFNADTDLRHAFRAGMEAVWSEGDRQLEEAMAEGRERMIAATVEKMRLYGCADAASLAAAA; from the coding sequence ATGGAGATCATCGACCGCGCGGTGCGCGGCGGTTACGCGGTCGGCGCGTTCAACATGCACAACCTGGAGACGACACAAGCTCTGGTGCGCGCCGCCGAGCAGGCCAACTCGCCTGTCTTCCTGCAGGTCGGTAGGGCCATTGTTCCCCATCGGGGTCTGCGGGCCGCGTACGAGATGACCCGGCGCGTGGCCGAAGAGAGCGACGCCGAGCTCGTCATCCACCTCGACCACGGGCCGCTTGAGGAGGTGTACGAGGCGATCAAGCTCGGCTTTCACTCCGTCATGTTCGACGGCGCCCACCTGCCGTTCGAGGAGAACATCAAGGTGACTCGTCGGGTGGTCGAGGTCGCACACGACTTCGGCATCCCTGTTGAGGCAGAGCTCGGCAAGATCCCGGACGCTGACGAGCAGGTCGACTGGTCCTCGTACTACACCGACGTCGCGCAGGCGGAGCGTTTCGTCGCGGAAACCGGCGTCGACCTCCTCGCCGTATCGGTGGGCATCGTCCACGGCGTGCCGATGTCCTCCCCCCAGCCGCTCGACATCGAGCGCATCGAGAAGATTCGCGAGGTCACCGGTATCCCGCTCGTGCTGCACGGCGCCTCTGGTGTCCCCGAGTCGGAGATCCGAGCGGCCCTGGCTGCCGGCGTGCACAAGTTCAACGCCGACACTGACCTGCGCCACGCCTTCCGCGCCGGCATGGAGGCCGTGTGGAGCGAGGGAGACCGTCAGCTCGAGGAGGCGATGGCGGAAGGGCGCGAACGGATGATCGCCGCCACAGTCGAGAAGATGCGGCTCTACGGCTGCGCAGACGCAGCTTCGCTGGCGGCAGCAGCATGA
- a CDS encoding recombinase family protein, with protein sequence MTQHTGQRIGYARVSSTDQNLARQVATLGQVHRLFEEKQSGARRDGRTALADLIGYAREGDTVVVSSMDRLARSVVDLNQIVGELVAKGVVVEFLSERVTFRPGATDAFADFQLNIMASFAQLERAIAKERQAEGIRAAKARGVYTGRARKLTAQDLANAREWIGAGVPKAQVARRLGIDRSTLYRALPLTTMQTSSDAGPANGET encoded by the coding sequence ATGACGCAACACACCGGGCAGCGGATCGGTTACGCGCGGGTATCGAGCACCGACCAGAACCTCGCCCGGCAGGTCGCCACGCTCGGCCAGGTGCATCGGCTGTTCGAGGAGAAGCAGTCCGGCGCCCGGCGCGACGGTCGCACCGCCCTGGCGGACCTGATCGGCTACGCCCGCGAGGGGGACACGGTCGTGGTCTCCTCGATGGACCGACTGGCCCGTTCGGTCGTGGACCTGAACCAGATCGTGGGCGAGCTGGTCGCCAAGGGGGTGGTCGTGGAGTTCCTCTCCGAGCGGGTCACCTTCCGGCCGGGCGCCACCGACGCCTTCGCGGATTTCCAGCTCAACATCATGGCGTCCTTCGCCCAGCTGGAGCGGGCCATCGCCAAGGAACGGCAGGCCGAGGGCATCCGCGCTGCGAAGGCGCGAGGCGTCTACACCGGCAGAGCGCGCAAGCTGACCGCCCAGGACCTGGCCAACGCTCGCGAGTGGATCGGGGCCGGCGTGCCCAAGGCCCAGGTCGCGCGCCGGCTCGGCATCGACCGATCGACCCTCTACCGCGCCCTCCCACTCACCACCATGCAGACGAGCTCGGACGCTGGCCCAGCCAACGGTGAGACCTGA
- a CDS encoding helix-turn-helix transcriptional regulator — protein MRAAGEVDPDRTDAVSSRVRVLRALRDSPEGLGVQDLATRLGLHPNTVRFHLGRLEQDGLVHRQGEHPNSPGRPALRFTAAPQPNALGTRREFRALAEVLASVLAEGVPRSAELTEQAGKAWSQRLMEDWTGPAADATEAITLLAEALTSIGFDPQITSDRHQLSLLQRHCPFLEIAQEHRDVVCSLQLGLIRGLLERLGAPVEVTRLVPFATSQGCLVQFATR, from the coding sequence ATGCGAGCTGCCGGGGAGGTGGACCCAGACCGCACCGATGCGGTCTCCAGCCGTGTCCGCGTCCTGCGCGCGCTGCGGGACTCGCCAGAAGGTCTCGGCGTGCAGGACCTCGCGACCCGGCTCGGCCTGCACCCGAACACGGTCCGCTTCCACCTGGGTCGGCTGGAGCAGGACGGCCTGGTCCACCGCCAGGGCGAGCACCCGAACTCTCCCGGCCGTCCTGCGCTGCGGTTCACCGCGGCCCCGCAGCCCAACGCGCTGGGCACCCGACGTGAGTTCCGGGCGCTGGCCGAGGTGCTGGCGAGTGTTCTCGCCGAGGGCGTCCCTCGGTCCGCCGAGCTGACCGAGCAGGCCGGCAAGGCCTGGTCGCAGCGCCTGATGGAAGACTGGACCGGGCCGGCCGCCGACGCCACCGAGGCCATCACCCTGCTGGCAGAAGCATTGACCAGCATCGGCTTCGATCCCCAGATCACCTCCGACCGCCACCAGCTCTCGCTGCTCCAGCGCCACTGCCCGTTCCTGGAGATCGCCCAGGAGCACCGCGACGTCGTGTGCTCGCTCCAACTCGGCCTGATCCGCGGCCTGCTCGAACGCCTCGGCGCCCCGGTCGAGGTGACCCGCCTGGTGCCCTTCGCCACCTCCCAGGGATGCCTCGTGCAGTTCGCGACGAGATGA
- the ctaD gene encoding cytochrome c oxidase subunit I: MATTAEFRTHAVPGLPPGKQRWGRTVVSWLTSTDHKVIGYMYLVTSFMFFIVGGVLAVLIRAELFAPGLELVHSHEQYNQLFTMHGTIMMLLFATPLFVGFGNIMVPVQIGAPDVAFPRLNMLAYWLYLLGGLVVVAGFLTPKGAASFGWTAYNPLSNAVFSPGLGADLWVFGLAMTGFGTIFGAVNFVATIITLRAPGMTMFRMPIFTWNVLITSLLVLMAFPVLAAALFGLGVDRVLGGQIYNPEAGGVLLWQHLFWFFGHPEVYIIALPFFGIVTEVLPVFSRKPVFGYKGLVFATIAIAALSMSVWAHHMFTTGGVLLAFFSLMSFFIAVPTGIKFFNWVGTMWRGKLTFETPMLFSLGFLVTFLFGGLTGVVLASPAMNFQVHDTYFVVAHFHYVVFGTVVFAMYSGFYFWWPKWTGRMLDERLGKLNFWLLFIGFQTTFLVQHWLGVQGMPRRYADYMPEDGVQLYHQISTVGAVILTLSTLPFLWNVYITQRGPRTVFVDDPWGFGNSLEWATACPIPRHNFTALPRIRSERPAFDLHHPEIAAMAPTGHNRDLLESIYAGAETEGQTQVIDQRATHDEPDEPGGGR, encoded by the coding sequence ATGGCTACCACCGCTGAGTTCCGCACCCACGCCGTACCAGGCCTGCCACCGGGCAAGCAGCGGTGGGGCAGGACGGTGGTCTCGTGGCTGACCTCCACCGATCACAAGGTGATCGGCTACATGTATCTGGTCACCTCGTTCATGTTCTTCATCGTCGGTGGCGTGCTGGCAGTGCTGATCCGGGCGGAACTCTTCGCCCCGGGCCTGGAGCTGGTGCACTCCCACGAGCAGTACAACCAGCTGTTCACGATGCACGGCACGATCATGATGCTGCTGTTCGCGACCCCGCTGTTCGTCGGCTTCGGCAACATCATGGTCCCGGTCCAGATCGGCGCCCCGGACGTGGCCTTTCCGCGGCTGAACATGCTCGCCTACTGGCTCTATCTCCTCGGTGGCCTGGTCGTCGTCGCGGGCTTCCTGACCCCCAAGGGTGCGGCGAGCTTCGGCTGGACGGCCTACAACCCGCTCTCCAACGCCGTCTTCTCCCCGGGTCTCGGAGCGGACCTGTGGGTCTTCGGCCTGGCGATGACCGGGTTTGGGACCATCTTCGGTGCGGTCAACTTCGTCGCCACGATCATCACGCTGCGCGCCCCCGGCATGACGATGTTCCGGATGCCGATCTTCACCTGGAACGTGCTGATCACGTCCCTGCTGGTGCTGATGGCCTTTCCGGTGCTGGCCGCCGCCCTCTTCGGCCTGGGCGTCGACCGTGTGCTCGGCGGGCAGATCTACAACCCGGAGGCGGGCGGGGTGCTGCTGTGGCAGCACCTGTTCTGGTTCTTCGGCCACCCGGAGGTCTACATCATCGCGCTGCCGTTCTTCGGCATCGTCACGGAGGTCCTGCCCGTCTTCTCCCGCAAACCGGTGTTCGGCTACAAGGGACTGGTCTTCGCCACCATCGCGATCGCGGCGCTGTCGATGTCGGTGTGGGCGCACCACATGTTCACCACCGGCGGGGTCCTGCTCGCCTTCTTCTCCCTGATGAGTTTCTTCATCGCCGTGCCCACCGGGATCAAGTTCTTCAACTGGGTCGGCACCATGTGGCGGGGCAAGCTCACCTTTGAGACACCGATGCTCTTCTCCCTCGGGTTTTTGGTGACGTTCCTCTTCGGTGGGCTCACCGGGGTGGTGCTGGCCAGTCCGGCGATGAACTTCCAGGTCCATGACACCTACTTCGTGGTGGCGCACTTCCACTACGTCGTCTTCGGCACCGTGGTGTTCGCGATGTACTCCGGCTTCTACTTCTGGTGGCCGAAGTGGACCGGCCGGATGCTCGACGAGCGCCTGGGCAAGCTCAACTTCTGGTTGCTGTTCATCGGCTTCCAGACGACCTTCCTCGTCCAGCACTGGCTCGGCGTGCAAGGCATGCCCCGTCGCTACGCCGACTACATGCCCGAGGACGGTGTCCAGCTCTACCACCAGATCTCCACGGTCGGCGCCGTCATCCTGACCCTGTCAACGCTGCCGTTCCTGTGGAACGTCTACATCACCCAACGCGGCCCGCGAACCGTGTTCGTCGACGACCCGTGGGGCTTCGGCAACTCCCTGGAGTGGGCCACCGCCTGCCCGATCCCGCGACACAACTTCACCGCACTGCCGCGCATCCGTTCCGAGCGCCCCGCCTTCGACCTGCACCACCCCGAGATCGCGGCGATGGCACCGACCGGGCACAACCGCGACCTGCTGGAGTCCATCTACGCCGGCGCAGAAACCGAAGGCCAGACCCAGGTGATCGACCAACGCGCCACGCACGACGAGCCGGACGAGCCAGGCGGCGGTCGATGA
- a CDS encoding DUF488 domain-containing protein yields the protein MAHSHEVRVRRAYEEPGPGDGARVLVDRIWPRGVSKDRAGLDEWCKSIAPSTELRKWYAHDPARFEEFARRYRAELDEPERAAALEHLRDLAERGPLTLITATKHVDISEATVLTTLLQVQTRNHRP from the coding sequence ATGGCGCACAGTCATGAGGTGAGGGTCCGCCGTGCGTACGAGGAGCCGGGACCGGGCGATGGTGCGCGCGTGCTGGTCGACCGCATCTGGCCCCGAGGGGTGAGCAAGGACAGGGCTGGCTTGGACGAATGGTGCAAGTCGATCGCGCCGTCGACGGAGCTGCGCAAGTGGTACGCCCACGACCCGGCACGTTTCGAGGAGTTCGCACGCCGCTACCGCGCCGAGCTCGACGAGCCCGAGCGTGCCGCAGCCCTCGAGCACCTCCGCGACCTGGCCGAGCGTGGGCCACTGACGCTGATCACCGCCACGAAGCACGTCGACATCAGCGAGGCCACGGTCCTCACCACCCTCCTCCAGGTACAGACCCGTAACCACAGACCCTAA
- a CDS encoding DUF2975 domain-containing protein, with protein MVASEPTPRRPSRPTFTAPARAWKSARSAGAARAGAVVLEAALWASLAVVLLTRILRPILGPAMLGLGQGPYWGLGASVPARLSDATWRTAVEQMGGTVPPALVHGLSGGPAGRGEHVEATLPTGVEISVWEPMTFRQLVGVAGAELLGGLVLAAAFLLVIAMVRDLRRGALFTNRNLRRVYSVAAVAGIGGMLAEIAGAWGRIGVLQSPPLAGAVDVTWTISFVPLLIGLGIAVGAEILRLGTQLQHEVEGLV; from the coding sequence ATGGTCGCGTCAGAGCCGACGCCGAGGCGTCCGTCCCGTCCCACCTTCACCGCTCCGGCCCGGGCCTGGAAGTCCGCGCGGTCGGCGGGCGCGGCGCGCGCCGGCGCCGTGGTTCTCGAGGCCGCCCTGTGGGCCTCGCTCGCCGTCGTGCTGCTGACACGGATCCTCCGGCCGATCCTCGGCCCGGCGATGCTCGGACTCGGGCAGGGGCCTTACTGGGGGCTGGGGGCATCGGTGCCGGCGCGGCTGTCGGACGCCACGTGGCGGACCGCCGTCGAGCAGATGGGTGGCACCGTGCCGCCCGCGCTGGTGCACGGACTCTCCGGGGGGCCGGCCGGACGCGGCGAGCACGTCGAGGCGACGCTACCCACCGGCGTGGAGATCTCGGTCTGGGAACCCATGACGTTCCGCCAGCTCGTCGGCGTCGCCGGGGCCGAGCTGCTGGGTGGGCTCGTCCTCGCGGCCGCATTCCTGCTGGTGATCGCCATGGTGCGGGACCTGCGCCGCGGCGCCCTCTTCACGAACCGGAATCTGCGCCGCGTCTACTCCGTCGCCGCCGTCGCCGGGATCGGTGGGATGCTGGCCGAGATCGCCGGCGCATGGGGCCGGATCGGGGTGCTCCAGAGCCCCCCGCTCGCGGGCGCCGTCGACGTCACCTGGACGATCTCGTTCGTCCCGCTGCTCATCGGGCTGGGCATCGCGGTCGGCGCCGAGATCCTGCGGCTCGGGACCCAGCTGCAGCACGAGGTCGAGGGGCTGGTGTGA
- a CDS encoding FGGY family carbohydrate kinase: protein MTRYVLAIDEGSSSARAVLVDLDGRVVAEARNELQLLMPHPGWVELDPLAVWDAVHRSVLAVMDRTGATVRDLVAVGVTTHRETVVVWDRTSGQPVHNAIMWSSKQTDGIVQRWSSQGLDEAFRTRTGLRNDSFFTAAKLAWLMENVPGARQRAERGELAAGTIDSWILWNLTGGQVHLTDHSEASRTALFNLANLEWDEELCRACGIPTELLAPARPSDSHFGEAAAAVFGGRGAGVPITAVLGDQQAGMIGQAGFGAGTAKNTYGTTGVLSANCGSQPVLIDGLTSSVLWTLNGQTAYQAEGVAFHSGQTVQWLRDKLRLFGPGDDVEAIARSVPDSGGVYLVPAFAGMCAPWWARNARGSVVGLTLETSAEHVVRAGLEALAYQTRDIVDAFVAGGMNVSELKVDGGAARNNLMCQFQADILGIPVVRPVELERTALGIAYVAGAGVGVWKIPDDVEAGWSVDRVFEPQMPVDRREELYVGWLEAISTVGAQQKTSQTLEETHHGLG, encoded by the coding sequence ATGACTCGCTACGTCCTCGCCATCGACGAAGGCTCATCCAGCGCCCGTGCGGTTCTGGTCGACCTCGACGGCCGGGTCGTGGCCGAGGCGCGCAATGAACTCCAGCTGCTCATGCCGCACCCGGGGTGGGTCGAGCTAGACCCGCTCGCGGTCTGGGACGCCGTTCACCGCAGCGTTCTCGCTGTCATGGACAGGACTGGTGCAACGGTGAGGGATCTTGTGGCGGTGGGCGTGACCACGCACCGAGAAACCGTCGTGGTCTGGGACCGGACGAGCGGACAGCCGGTGCACAACGCGATCATGTGGTCGTCGAAGCAGACCGACGGCATCGTGCAACGCTGGTCGTCACAGGGGCTCGATGAGGCTTTCCGCACCCGGACCGGGCTGCGCAATGATTCCTTCTTCACCGCAGCCAAGCTGGCGTGGTTGATGGAGAACGTCCCTGGAGCGCGCCAGCGCGCCGAAAGGGGCGAACTTGCCGCGGGAACGATCGACTCTTGGATCCTGTGGAACCTCACCGGCGGGCAGGTCCACCTGACCGACCACAGCGAGGCTTCACGCACCGCGCTGTTCAACCTGGCAAACCTCGAGTGGGATGAAGAGCTCTGCCGCGCATGCGGAATTCCCACCGAGCTCCTGGCGCCGGCAAGGCCCTCGGACAGCCACTTCGGCGAGGCCGCTGCCGCCGTGTTCGGCGGTCGCGGCGCCGGGGTCCCAATCACAGCAGTGCTCGGTGACCAGCAGGCCGGGATGATCGGCCAGGCCGGATTCGGAGCCGGCACCGCGAAGAACACCTACGGCACGACCGGAGTGCTCAGCGCCAACTGCGGCAGCCAACCGGTGCTGATCGACGGCCTGACCTCGAGCGTCCTGTGGACGCTCAACGGGCAGACCGCGTACCAGGCCGAAGGTGTGGCTTTCCACAGCGGTCAGACAGTGCAGTGGTTGCGGGACAAGCTGCGGCTGTTCGGTCCCGGCGATGACGTCGAGGCAATCGCAAGGAGCGTTCCCGACTCCGGCGGCGTGTACCTGGTGCCGGCCTTTGCGGGGATGTGTGCGCCGTGGTGGGCACGGAATGCTCGAGGCAGCGTTGTGGGCCTGACGTTGGAAACGTCCGCCGAGCATGTCGTGCGCGCGGGTCTGGAAGCGCTTGCGTACCAGACGCGGGACATCGTGGACGCGTTTGTCGCCGGCGGCATGAACGTCAGCGAACTGAAGGTTGACGGCGGTGCGGCCCGGAACAACCTGATGTGCCAGTTCCAGGCCGACATTCTCGGCATCCCCGTGGTGCGTCCCGTCGAGCTCGAGCGCACCGCTCTAGGAATCGCATACGTGGCCGGAGCTGGGGTTGGCGTGTGGAAGATCCCCGATGACGTGGAGGCGGGCTGGTCCGTCGACCGCGTCTTCGAACCACAGATGCCGGTTGACCGCCGCGAAGAACTTTACGTCGGATGGCTCGAAGCAATCAGCACCGTGGGTGCGCAACAGAAGACATCACAGACTCTTGAGGAGACACATCATGGCTTGGGGTAA
- a CDS encoding carboxymuconolactone decarboxylase family protein, whose amino-acid sequence MEDTMYHRTTPELAARRRELAPGIHEAFEEFSRAVFADGALPEKTKQLIAVAVAHVTQCPYCIDGHTKLAQRKGASPEEIMEAIWVAAEMRAGGAYAHATLALHAIAEDAPHVAARSV is encoded by the coding sequence GTGGAGGACACGATGTACCACCGCACCACTCCGGAGCTGGCCGCTCGGCGCCGCGAGCTCGCGCCGGGCATCCACGAGGCCTTCGAGGAGTTCAGCCGCGCGGTGTTCGCCGACGGCGCGCTGCCGGAGAAGACCAAACAGCTGATCGCCGTTGCGGTCGCGCACGTGACCCAGTGCCCGTACTGCATCGACGGGCACACCAAGCTCGCCCAACGCAAGGGGGCGAGTCCCGAGGAGATCATGGAGGCCATCTGGGTCGCCGCCGAGATGCGCGCGGGCGGCGCCTACGCCCACGCCACTTTGGCACTGCACGCCATAGCCGAGGACGCGCCCCACGTGGCCGCTAGATCGGTGTGA
- a CDS encoding OsmC family peroxiredoxin: MGTPLKSRGSTTWNGDLASGSGATTLDSSGVGRFNVDWKARTTSHDGWRTSPEELLAAAHSACFAMQLSRELTENGTRPTRLDATAEVSFVAGTGITGIHLHITARVPGVSAEGFRRIAESAAMNCPLSRALTAVEVTLSTTLQPSRPVPGPRSIRPSAVARPVFRGTAARQVQSLRGR, translated from the coding sequence ATGGGCACACCACTGAAGAGCCGGGGAAGCACCACCTGGAACGGGGACCTGGCTTCCGGATCGGGCGCGACCACGCTCGACAGCTCCGGGGTCGGACGGTTCAACGTCGACTGGAAGGCCCGCACCACGAGCCACGACGGCTGGAGGACCTCGCCCGAGGAGCTCCTCGCCGCCGCACACTCCGCCTGCTTCGCGATGCAGCTCTCCCGCGAGCTCACCGAGAACGGCACCCGACCGACACGGCTGGACGCCACCGCGGAGGTCAGCTTCGTCGCCGGCACGGGAATCACCGGCATCCACCTCCACATCACCGCCCGGGTCCCGGGAGTCTCGGCGGAAGGCTTCCGGCGCATCGCCGAGTCAGCGGCGATGAACTGCCCGCTCAGCCGGGCCCTGACCGCCGTCGAGGTCACCCTCAGCACCACCCTCCAGCCCTCGCGTCCTGTCCCGGGACCGAGGAGTATCCGGCCATCGGCGGTAGCAAGACCCGTGTTCCGTGGGACCGCTGCTCGCCAGGTGCAGTCCTTGCGAGGGAGATGA